A DNA window from Vigna angularis cultivar LongXiaoDou No.4 chromosome 1, ASM1680809v1, whole genome shotgun sequence contains the following coding sequences:
- the LOC108326749 gene encoding uncharacterized mitochondrial protein AtMg00810-like: MKTLLNAKFKIKDLGQLKYFLGLEIARSQQGINLSQRKYALELLKDAGLLGCQPISTPIQPGTKFSKTEGKLYSDVHAYRRLLGRLLYLTNTRPDLCFAVSTLSQFLSNPLEEHYVVAIRILRYIKNNSGQGLFFPYNTEHALMAFSDSDWAACPDTRRYVTSFNVFYGASLISWKSKKQGEAIGGPIGEATSE, translated from the coding sequence ATGAAGACTCTATTGAATGCAAAGTTCAAGATTAAAGACCTAGGCCAACTCAAGTATTTTCTGGGCTTAGAAATTGCAAGATCTCAACAGGGCATTAATTTGtcacaaaggaagtatgctctagaGTTACTAAAAGATGCAGGATTGTTGGGATGTCAACCTATTTCTACTCCCATACAACCaggcacaaaattttccaagacAGAAGGGAAACTCTATTCAGATGTGCATGCCTATAGAAGACTTCTTGGCAGGTTACTATATCTAACCAATACGAGACCAGATTTATGTTTTGCTGTTAGTACTCTCAGTCaatttctttccaatcctttggaagAACACTATGTAGTAGCAATAAGGATCTTGagatatatcaagaacaatTCAGGACAAGGATTATTCTTTCCCTACAACACAGAACATGCTCTCATGGCTTTTAGTGATTCTGATTGGGCTGCTTGCCCTGACACTAGAAGGTATGTGACTAGTTTTAATGTGTTCTATGGTGCATCCTTAATCAGTTGGAAATCCAAGAAGCAAG